In Oncorhynchus keta strain PuntledgeMale-10-30-2019 chromosome 19, Oket_V2, whole genome shotgun sequence, a single genomic region encodes these proteins:
- the flvcr1 gene encoding feline leukemia virus subgroup C receptor-related protein 1 has translation MVAGELVQEHLRRDNAPDEIDISCKRSVHNGAVPIGDQYTDLTNGSAHLTELDSKALEQEIPPDEKQAMLPGEETCIETKLYWRRFSVLAVFSFYSLVNAFQWIQYSIITNIFTHFYNVSSDKIDWLSIVYMVAYVPLIFPATWLLDKKGLKLTALMGAGLNCVGAWVKCASVRPDLFGVTMTGQIICSIAQVFILGLPSKIASVWFGPKEVSTACATAVLGNQLGTAIGFLLPPVLVPNTVEDIELMGHNISVMFYWTAVVSTALFILTVIVMKDRPSLPPSQAQAVLPDCAPEDYSYRQSIINLFKNKPFILLLISYGIMTGSFYSVSTLLNQMIMACYKNQELNAGRIGLTLVVAGMVGSIICGLWLDHTKTYKMTTLMVYILSFIGMLVFTFTLDLNNIYLVFFTAGVLGFFMTGYLPLGFEFGVEITYPESEGTSSGLLNAFAQIFGIIFTLIQGRLTTDYNPLAGNLFLCVWIFLGIFLTALIKSELKRNNVNMGMNHRNLQAVPTDCPSDKPTNGVKMETSVSFSHETSL, from the exons ATGGTGGCTGGCGAGTTGGTACAGGAGCATCTGCGACGTGACAACGCACCTGACGAAATAGACATCTCATGCAAGCGCTCAGTGCATAACGGGGCAGTCCCAATAGGGGACCAGTACACCGATCTAACGAATGGATCGGCACATCTGACAGAACTGGACTCGAAGGCTTTGGAACAAGAGATCCCTCCAGACGAGAAGCAGGCTATGCTTCCTGGAGAGGAAACATGTATCGAAACGAAACTCTATTGGAGAAGATTCTCCGTTTTAGCTGTGTTCAGCTTTTACTCCCTCGTCAACGCATTTCAATGGATCCAGTACAGCATCATCACCAACATTTTTACCCACTTCTACAATGTATCCAGCGACAAGATCGACTGGCTGTCAATTGTATACATGGTCGCGTATGTGCCTTTGATCTTCCCGGCAACATGGTTACTGGATAAAAAAGGACTGAAACTGACAGCCCTTATGGGCGCGGGTTTGAACTGCGTCGGTGCGTGGGTGAAATGCGCCAGCGTCCGGCCAGATCTGTTCGGTGTGACAATGACCGGACAGATAATATGTTCTATAGCCCAAGTCTTCATCCTCGGGCTGCCCTCTAAGATTGCATCAGTGTGGTTTGGCCCGAAGGAGGTGTCTACTGCATGTGCCACTGCCGTGCTGGGTAACCAG CTGGGCACTGCCATTGGCTTCCTGCTTCCCCCTGTCCTGGTCCCCAACACTGTGGAAGACATAGAGCTGATGGGACACAACATCAGCGTTATGTTTTATTGGACAGCTGTAGTCTCCACTGCTCTCTTCATCTTGACTGTAATTG TCATGAAAGACAGACCCTCACTACCTCCCAGCCAAGCTCAGGCAGTCCTACCTGACTGTGCTCCTGAAGACTACTCCTACAGACAGTCCATAATCAACCTGTTCAAGAACAAACCATTCATCCTACTGCTCATCAGTTATG GTATCATGACTGGTTCTTTCTACTCTGTGTCAACACTTCTCAATCAGATGATTATGGCTTGTTACAAG AACCAGGAACTGAATGCAGGCAGGATTGGTCTCACCCTTGTGGTGGCTGGAATGGTGGGCTCCATCATCTGTGGACTGTGGCTGGATCACACCAAAACCTACAA AATGACCACTTTGATGGTCTACATCCTGTCCTTCATTGGTATGCTGGTGTTCACCTTCACTCTGGACCTCAACAATATCTACCTGGTGTTCTTCACTGCCGGCGTGCTGGG GTTCTTCATGACTGGTTACCTGCCGCTTGGCTTTGAATTTGGGGTTGAAATTACGTATCCTGAATCGGAAGGGACATCTTCTGGTCTTCTTAATGCATTTGCACAG ATCTTTGGGATTATTTTCACATTGATCCAGGGAAGACTAACAACAGACTACAACCCCCTGGCTGGAAACCTGTTCCTCTGTGTCTGGATCTTCCTGGGCATCTTTCTCACAG CCTTAATAAAATCAGAACTGAAAAGAAACAACGTCAATATGGGCATGAACCACAGAAATCTTCAAGCA GTCCCTACCGATTGCCCTTCAGACAAGCCAACCAATGGCGTCAAGATGGAAACTTCAGTCAGCTTTTCCCACGAGACCTCACTTTAA
- the vash2 gene encoding tubulinyl-Tyr carboxypeptidase 2 isoform X2 — MTGPNATSTSSPAVKMGRHRSKSTSGSTYCISSPGAESASLSTPNNAGPSSGEEEEKDGGVLFYVNRTGFPIDGVTWERMWTHVAKVHPDGQDISKIRNAAYLPKHPVPSVPNFKPTMSVPDWLLAIQNYMKTLQYNHTGTQFFEIRKTRPLCGLMETAREMIRESLPIKCLEAVILGIYLTNGLTSVERFPISFKTQFSGNHFHHVVLGVYCNGRYGTLGMSRRQDLMDKALTFRTLSDLVLEFEDSYRRYQHTLKKVKIGLYVPHDPHVFQPIEWKYLVLNAARLGREDMRKELEKHGRDMRMKLHVVSGARNMSYFLCVHSRNS, encoded by the exons ATGACTGGACCCAACGCCACTAGCACTAGTTCACCTGCAGTGAAAATGGGGAGGCACCGATCCAAAAGTACCAGTGGCAGTACGTACTGCATCTCGAGCCCGGGTGCTGAATCTGCCTCCCTTAGCACCCCCAACAACGCTGGACCTTCAtcgggagaggaagaggagaaagatggGGGGGTGCTATTTTACGTGAACAGAACTGGTTTTCCCATTGACGGTGTCACTTGGGAGAGGATGTGGACTCATGTGGCCAAAGTACACCCTGATGGACAAGACATTAGCAAGATAAGGAATGCTGCATACCTTCCTAAA CACCCTGTGCCATCGGTCCCCAACTTCAAGCCCACCATGTCTGTCCCTGATTGGCTGCTGGCCATCCAGAACTATATGAAGACTCTGCA ATACAATCACACAGGAACTCAGTTCTTTGAGATAAGGAAAACTAGACCATTGTGTGG GTTAATGGAGACTGCGAGGGAAATGATCAGGGAATCTCTTCCAATCAAATGCCTTGAAGCTGTCATCCTTGGAAT CTACCTGACCAATGGGCTGACCTCGGTGGAGCGTTTTCCCATCAGCTTCAAGACCCAGTTCTCAGGTAACCACTTCCACCACGTGGTGCTGGGCGTCTACTGCAACGGACGCTATGGCACACTGGGCATGAGTCGCCGCCAAGACCTCATGGACAAGGCCCTGACCTTCCGCACGCTCAGCGACCTGGTGTTGGAGTTCGAGGACTCGTACCGCCGCTACCAGCACACCCTGAAGAAGGTGAAGATCGGCCTATACGTGCCCCACGACCCGCACGTCTTCCAGCCTATCGAGTGGAAGTACCTGGTGCTCAACGCCGCCCGTCTGGGGAGAGAGGACATGAGGAAGGAGCTGGAGAAGCATGGCCGAGACATGAGGATGAAG CTGCATGTGGTTTCTGGAGCACGGAATATGAGCTACTTCCTGTGTGTTCATTCCAGGAATTCAtga
- the vash2 gene encoding tubulinyl-Tyr carboxypeptidase 2 isoform X1 codes for MTGPNATSTSSPAVKMGRHRSKSTSGSTYCISSPGAESASLSTPNNAGPSSGEEEEKDGGVLFYVNRTGFPIDGVTWERMWTHVAKVHPDGQDISKIRNAAYLPKHPVPSVPNFKPTMSVPDWLLAIQNYMKTLQYNHTGTQFFEIRKTRPLCGLMETAREMIRESLPIKCLEAVILGIYLTNGLTSVERFPISFKTQFSGNHFHHVVLGVYCNGRYGTLGMSRRQDLMDKALTFRTLSDLVLEFEDSYRRYQHTLKKVKIGLYVPHDPHVFQPIEWKYLVLNAARLGREDMRKELEKHGRDMRMKILKSSSAQSPIKERSRGKSLSPRRRQSSPQRRHIHRRDKSPAALDRKPAELSTLTDGYQIRI; via the exons ATGACTGGACCCAACGCCACTAGCACTAGTTCACCTGCAGTGAAAATGGGGAGGCACCGATCCAAAAGTACCAGTGGCAGTACGTACTGCATCTCGAGCCCGGGTGCTGAATCTGCCTCCCTTAGCACCCCCAACAACGCTGGACCTTCAtcgggagaggaagaggagaaagatggGGGGGTGCTATTTTACGTGAACAGAACTGGTTTTCCCATTGACGGTGTCACTTGGGAGAGGATGTGGACTCATGTGGCCAAAGTACACCCTGATGGACAAGACATTAGCAAGATAAGGAATGCTGCATACCTTCCTAAA CACCCTGTGCCATCGGTCCCCAACTTCAAGCCCACCATGTCTGTCCCTGATTGGCTGCTGGCCATCCAGAACTATATGAAGACTCTGCA ATACAATCACACAGGAACTCAGTTCTTTGAGATAAGGAAAACTAGACCATTGTGTGG GTTAATGGAGACTGCGAGGGAAATGATCAGGGAATCTCTTCCAATCAAATGCCTTGAAGCTGTCATCCTTGGAAT CTACCTGACCAATGGGCTGACCTCGGTGGAGCGTTTTCCCATCAGCTTCAAGACCCAGTTCTCAGGTAACCACTTCCACCACGTGGTGCTGGGCGTCTACTGCAACGGACGCTATGGCACACTGGGCATGAGTCGCCGCCAAGACCTCATGGACAAGGCCCTGACCTTCCGCACGCTCAGCGACCTGGTGTTGGAGTTCGAGGACTCGTACCGCCGCTACCAGCACACCCTGAAGAAGGTGAAGATCGGCCTATACGTGCCCCACGACCCGCACGTCTTCCAGCCTATCGAGTGGAAGTACCTGGTGCTCAACGCCGCCCGTCTGGGGAGAGAGGACATGAGGAAGGAGCTGGAGAAGCATGGCCGAGACATGAGGATGAAG ATCCTGAAGTCGTCAAGTGCCCAGTCTCCCATCAAAGAACGGAGCAGAGGCAAGTCTCTCTCCCCCCGCCGCCGACAGAGCAGCCCCCAAAGACGCCACATCCACCGGAGAGACAAGTC